The nucleotide sequence CAGGGCCTTGAGGTAAGGAAGCCTCCGCCGCACGCCCTCCAGGTCCCCCACCCCGTCCCCGTTGGTGTCCTGAAAGCTTCGGGGGTATACCTGGTAGATGACCGCTTCCTTCCACCACATGCCCGGAGTCTACACCCGGGGCTGGAAACTCTTCCAGCCCCTCCGCCTAACGGGCACGCTGGGGCTCCGCGCGCGGGCGGAACTGGGCCTCCTCGGGGAGGAGGCGCCGCTTCTTGGCCCGGCGGTAGACCGCTTCCCACATGCGGCAGAAGGAGCAGGTCTCCCCGGTGGTGGGGTAGCCGCAGCGGGCGCACTCCTTCAGGGCCACCTCCCCCTCGGCCTTGAGGCGGGGCTGGATCTTCTCCAGAAAGCCTTCCAGGAAGCGGAGCTTGGCCCCGGGCATCTCCTTCTCCACCAGGTTCAGGGCCTCCTTGTAGAGGAGGCTTTTGGCCCCCTTGGCGTTGGGGCACTCCTCGTGGAGGTAGCGGATCCCCCTGAGGAGGGTGTAGGAGAGGACCTCCCGCTCGCTAAAGCGGTAGAAGGGCTTGACCCGGGCGGCGAGGCCGGGCCTTTCGGGCAGGACGGGCCCCTGGCGGGCGAGGGCGTCCTCTTGGGGATTGAGGAGGTTGCCGAAGAGGACGGCCGCCTCGTCGTCTAGGTTGTGGCCCGTGGCCACCGCGCGGAAGCCCTCCTCCACCGCCACCTGGTTGAGGAGGTAGCGCTTGGAGAGGCCG is from Thermus islandicus DSM 21543 and encodes:
- the ttuA gene encoding tRNA-5-methyluridine(54) 2-sulfurtransferase, yielding MVCKVCQAKAQVELRSRGFALCREHYLDWFVKETERGIRRHRMLKPGEKVLVAVSGGKDSLALWDVLHRLGYEAVGLHIHLGIGEYSQRSLEVTRAFAEERGLELWVVDLKEAYGFGVPELAGLSGRVACSACGLSKRYLLNQVAVEEGFRAVATGHNLDDEAAVLFGNLLNPQEDALARQGPVLPERPGLAARVKPFYRFSEREVLSYTLLRGIRYLHEECPNAKGAKSLLYKEALNLVEKEMPGAKLRFLEGFLEKIQPRLKAEGEVALKECARCGYPTTGETCSFCRMWEAVYRRAKKRRLLPEEAQFRPRAEPQRAR